The Coffea arabica cultivar ET-39 chromosome 4e, Coffea Arabica ET-39 HiFi, whole genome shotgun sequence genome includes a window with the following:
- the LOC113741820 gene encoding ABC transporter A family member 2 has product MELQSGFPLLIQQFKALFKKNFLLSWRSKRSTFVSLFSSLFFIFLLFCIQKAIDARYSGNTNFKNVFDPKPLAGPPIPPCEDKFYAKLPCYDFLWSGNDSQRIAGIVQKIMDNNPGRPIPSTKVQSFKTRSEVDEWLLNHPMHCSGALHFMEINSSVISYGIQTNSTPLAKRGNYEDPTFKFQIPFQIAVEREIARSLVGDQKFSWQVSLKEYAHPAITIFSALGTAGPTFFFAIAMFGFVFQVNALVTEKELKLRQAMTMMGLYDTAYWLSWVAWEGIITLLSSLLTVLFGMMFQFDFFLNNSFGVVFLLFFLFQFNMIGFAFLLSAFISKTSSSTSSGYYIFVVGTITQAVTVFGFPYSHNFQNFFRIIWSFFPPNLLSEGLQLLSDATATPQDPGISWSGRSKCAPNDTECVISINDIYIWLIATFFLWLIAAIYFDNIMPNANGVRKASFYFLSPRYWTGKGGNRVEEGGVCSCTRSNLPAENIIPDDQDVLEEENLVKQQAAEGLLDSNVAVQLRGLAKTFPGVRRNICCCNCKSSSAFHALKGLWLNFPKDQLFCLLGPNGAGKTTAINCLTGITPVTSGDALVYENSIRSSTGMSNIRKMIGVCPQFDILWDALSGKEHLHLFATIKGLTPASIKSVVERSLAEVKLTEAARMRASSYSGGMKRRLSVAIALIGEPKLVVLDEPTTGMDPVTRRYVWDIIEDAKRGRAIILTTHSMEEADILSDRIGIMAKGRLRCIGTSIRLKSKFGTGFVASISFSGATYGTPNNREDNVTATQVEAVKQFFKDHLDVVPKEESRSFLTFVIQHDKEKLLKNFFAELQEREREFGIADIQLGLTTLEEVFLNIAKQAELETAIAEERYETLTLNSGTSIQVPVGARFVGIPGTETAENPRGTMVEVYWDQDDTGGLCISGHSAESPIPPHVEARPSAVTSRRRILGRSGQVYGFLIDPDQINHVNS; this is encoded by the exons ATGGAACTTCAAAGTGGTTTTCCATTACTGATTCAACAGTTCAAAGCCCTCTTCAAGAAAAACTTCCTACTTTCTTGGAGGAGCAAGAGGTCCACATTTGTTTCCTTATTTTCATCcctcttcttcattttccttctctTCTGCATCCAAAAGGCCATTGATGCTCGGTATTCGGGCAACACGAATTTCAAGAACGTTTTCGATCCCAAGCCTTTAGCAGGGCCTCCAATTCCACCGTGTGAGGACAAGTTTTATGCCAAACTACCCTGTTATGATTTTCTCTGGAGTGGAAATGATAGTCAAAGGATAGCTGGCATTGTTCAGAAGATTATGGATAACAATCCTGGACGACCAATCCCTTCAACCAAG GTTCAATCATTTAAGACAAGAAGTGAAGTTGATGAATggctactcaatcaccccatgCATTGTTCTGGAGCTCTGCATTTTATGGAAATAAATTCTAGCGTTATCAGTTATGGCATACAAACAAACTCCACTCCATTAGCTAAGCGAGGAAATTACGAGGATCCTACTTTCAAGTTCCAAATTCCATTTCAAATTGCTGTGGAGCGTGAAATAGCTCGTTCTCTAGTTGGAG ATCAAAAATTCAGTTGGCAGGTCAGTTTGAAGGAATATGCACACCCTGCAATTACAATTTTCTCCGCATTAGGTACAGCAGGGCCAACTTTTTTCTTTGCTATTGCCATGTTTGGCTTTGTGTTTCAAGTCAATGCATTGGTGACAGAGAAAGAACTCAAGCTTCGCCAG GCCATGACAATGATGGGACTCTATGACACTGCCTACTGGTTGTCTTGGGTTGCTTGGGAGGGTATTATCACTCTGCTTTCATCACTACTGACAGTTCTTTTTGGAATGATGTTTCAATTTGACTTTTTCCTCAACAACAGCTTTGGGGTTGTGttccttctctttttcctcttccaATTCAATATG ATTGGTTTTGCCTTTCTATTGTCTGCGTTCATTAGCAAGACATCTTCATCCACAAGTTCCGGATACTATATTTTCGTTGTTGGTACAATAACTCAGGCAG TTACAGTGTTTGGATTTCCATACAGTCATAACTTCCAGAATTTTTTTCGAATCATTTGGTCTTTCTTTCCACCAAATCTTCTATCTGAGGGCCTTCAACTGCTCTCTGATGCTACTGCAACTCCACAAGACCCTGGAATTAGCTGGAGTGGAAGGTCAAAATGTGCACCAAATGACACAGAATGCGTGATATCAATT AATGATATTTACATATGGCTTATAGCAACATTCTTCCTGTGGCTCATAGCTGCAATCTACTTTGACAACATTATGCCCAATGCAAATGGGGTGAGAAAAGCATCGTTTTACTTCTTGAGTCCTCGGTACTGGACGGGAAAAGGTGGAAACAGAGTGGAAG AGGGTGGCGTTTGTAGCTGCACGAGGTCAAATCTTCCCGCAGAGAATATAATACCAGATGACCAAGATGTCCTGGAAGAGGAAAACCTTGTTAAACAGCAGGCAGCAGAAGGTTTGCTTGATTCAAATGTTGCAGTTCAGCTACGTGGTCTCGCGAAGACATTTCCTGGTGTGAGAAGAAACATCTGTTGTTGTAATTGCAAGAGCTCTTCAGCTTTCCATGCTCTCAAG GGTTTGTGGCTGAATTTTCCAAAAGATCAGTTATTTTGTCTACTTGGACCGAATGGAGCAGGAAAAACTACTGCTATCAATTGCTTGACTGGTATTACCCCAGTTACCAGTGGAGATG CATTGGTGTACGAAAATTCCATCCGAAGTTCCACAGGCATGTCAAACATTCGAAAGATGATAGGAGTTTGTCCTCAG TTTGACATTCTTTGGGATGCATTGTCCGGCAAAGAGCATCTCCACCTTTTTGCAACTATCAAAGGTCTGACCCCTGCCTCAATCAAATCT GTTGTGGAAAGATCATTAGCAGAAGTTAAACTTACTGAGGCAGCCAGAATGAGAGCTAGCAGCTATAGTGGCGGAATGAAACGGCGTCTTAGCGTTGCCATAGCCCTGATTGGTGAACCAAAATTGGTTGTATTAGATGAACCG ACAACTGGTATGGATCCTGTAACTCGAAGATATGTCTGGGACATAATTGAAGATGCAAAAAGAGGTCGTGCAATCATTCTGACTACTCATTCAATGGAAGAAGCTGATATCTTGAGCGATCGAATAGGAATTATGGCAAAAGGAAGGCTTCGCTGCATCGGGACTTCAATAAGGTTAAAATCAAAGTTTGGAACTGGCTTTGTTGCTAGCATAAGTTTTTCAGGGGCCACTTATGGAACTCCAAACAACAGAGAAGATAATGTTACTGCGACACAAGTTGAAGCAGTGAAACAGTTCTTTAAAGAC CATTTAGATGTGGTACCTAAAGAGGAGAGCAGGTCTTTCCTGACCTTTGTAATTCAGCATGACAAGGAAAAGCTCCTGAAG AATTTCTTTGCTGAGCtccaagaaagagagagagaatttgGTATAGCAGACATCCAACTTGGTCTTACAACTCTTGAAGAAGTATTTCTGAACATCGCCAAGCAAGCAGAGCTGGAAACTGCTATAGCTGAAGAAAGATACGAAACTCTGACTTTAAACTCCGGCACATCTATCCAA GTACCTGTAGGAGCTAGATTTGTTGGAATTCCTGGAACAGAAACTGCAGAAAATCCTAGAGGTACCATGGTTGAAGTATATTGGGACCAAGATGACACGGGAGGCCTCTGCATTTCTGGTCACTCTGCAGAAAGCCCAATACCACCTCATGTTGAAGCAAGACCATCAGCAGTCACATCTCGTAGAAGAATTTTAGGCCGATCAGGACAAGTTTATGGATTTCTAATTGATCCTGATCAAATCAATCATGTAAACTCTTAG